The genomic segment CGGTGTGAGTGAGGAGCGCATTCGGCGCCTGGCAGCGCACTACTCATGCGCGGACACAGCCCTGATCGACGCGCTGTGCGCCATGGCTCGTGAGCACCGGGGCCAGCACTGGTGGGACGAGTACCGGGGGATCCTGGCTCCTGCTTTCCTGGACATCGCGGAACTGGAGCACCATGCAGTTCACCTGCGTTCGATGCAAACGCTCTCCATGCCCGGCCTTCTCCAGACGGAGGACTACGCGCGTGCGGTCTTCAGGGGCGGCATCCCACCGCTGCCCGATGACGAGATCGAGGCACGGGTCGAGCACAGGATGCGGCGGCGGTCGGCCCTTGAACGTGACAATCCGCCGCCGTACGAGGTGGTCATCCACGAGGCTGCGCTGAGGATGCGGTTCGGCGGCCGGGAGGTCACCAGGGAGCAGTTGGAGCACCTGCTGGAGATGTCGGAGTGGCCCGGTGTGACGGTACGCGTGCTTCCCTTCGGCAACGAACAGTTCATCGAAGTCACCCAGCCCCTGCTCTACGTGGCCGGTGTCGTACCGCAACTCGACACGGTGCAGAAGGACAGTCCCTCCGGGAGCCACCACCTTGACGCCGAAGCCGAACTCCAAAAGCATCGGGCGTTGTTGGACGTCGCCGAGAGCGTCTCGCTCGATGTCGGCCAGTCCCGGCAGCTCATCGCCGACATCGCACGGGAACTGTGAGGAACGGGTCCATGGAGATACAGGTGTACTGGCAGAAGTCCTCGTTCTCCGGGGCGGAGGGGCCCAATTGCCTGGAGATCGCGGGTGTGCCCGGCGCTCTCCTGGTGCGGGAGAGCGACGCCCCCGGAACCGTCCTCTCGGTCGGTCGAGCGGCGCTCGCCGGGCTTGTCGCGGGCGTCAAGGCGGGCGAGTTCGACGTGCAGGGCGGCTCCGGTCGGTTCTTCTGTGGAGGAGACCGTATGAGGGTGAGCTACTGGATCGCCCCCGGGCGCCGCATCACCATGCTCACCGTGTTCCCGAAAACGCGTATGCGGGAGTTTGCCGAGGCGGAGCGGGCGAGACAGGCGTTCAAACGATGCCGGGAAGAAGCCCACACCCTGGACGAGGAGGAGTTGTGATGTCCGAGAACGGGCGCGCCAGCCTTGCCGAAGCCCGTCGGGCGCGGACCATCACCCCGGAGATCGAGGAGGAGTACGCCGCCGCAAGGCTGCGGTTCGAGCTCGGGGAGACGGTGCGCGCACGGAGAACCGAGCTGGGGCTGACTCAGGCCGAGCTGGGACGCCGGGCGGGCATGACGCAGTCCGCCGTGGCCCGTTTCGAGGGCGGGGGCACGGTGCCCACCCTCGCTGTTCTCGAACGGCTCGCGCAGGCGCTGGGTCTCGATCTCCGGGTGGAGTTGCGGCCGGCCGAGTCGGCGTGATCCCTGCGCGCGGTACCCGCGGCCCGAGGCGGCGCCGCCCGGGGAGGGCATCGCGCGCTGTCCGCCGGCGGCACACACCACGTTCCGGGAGCTGCCTTGATGACCGACGGAAGGACCAGCGAAGGCGGTCCGGTGCCCGTGGAGGTGCCGGAGGCGCTGGCCGCGGCGCATGTGCGGTACGAGGGCGAGGCCGGGCGGGCGTGGGCGGCCGCGCTGCCCGGGCTCGCCGAGTCGTATCTCGGCCGGTGGCGGCTGCGGCGGGACGGGCCCGTGGCGCACGGGGTCGCCGCGCTGGTCGTTCCCGTGGTGGGCGCGGACGGCACGCCGGCGGTGCTCAAGCTCCAGCCGGTCACCGGTGAGACCGCGGGAGAGCCGGACGCCCTCCGGGCCTGGGACGGTGACGGCGCCGTGCGGCTGCTCCGGAGCGACCCGGAGACCGGGACGATGCTGCTGGAACGGCTCGATCCGGCCCGCTCCCTCGCCGGGATTCGCGACGACACGGCCGCCTTGTGCCTCCTCACCGAGCTGCTGGCACGGCTCACCGCGCACCCCGCGCCGCCCGGGATGCGGCGGCTGGGCGATGCCGCCGCCGGGATGCTCCGCCGGCTGCCCGCCGTGCTGCCCGTCCTGGCCGACCCGGCCGAGCGGCGGCTGCTCGACGCCTGCGGCGGCGCCGTACGGGAACTGGCGGGCGAGCCCGGTGACCGGCTGCTCCACTGGGACCTGCACTACGAGAACGTCCTCGCCCCGCTCCCCGGCTCCGGCCGCGGGCCCTGGCTGGCCATCGACCCCAAACCCCTGGCGGGCGACCCGGGTTTCGACCTGCTGCCCGCCCTGCGCAACCGCTGGGACGACGTCACGGCCACCGGGGACGTCCCCCGCGCCGTACGCCGCCGCTTCGACCTGATGACGGACGTCCTCGGCCTGGACCGGGCCCGCGCCCGGGGGTGGACGCTGGGCCGGGTCCTGCAGACCTGCCTGTGGGAGACCGAGAGCGGCGCGACGGCCCTCGATCCGGCGCAGCGGGCGATCGCGGAGGCGCTGTCCCCGGTCGGGTGAGCCCCACCCGCGTGGAGCCGCGCCGGCCGGGTAGGACCCGCGACGCGCGGGCGGGCCCGGACCCCGCCGGGAAGGAGGGGCCGTGTCCGGGGCTCACCCGTGTCAGCCCGGGTACTCGCCCGTCAGCATGGCGGAGGCCAGTTCGACCCGGGAGCGGTAGCCGGTGCGTTTGAACAGCCTGCCCAGCCGGCTCTCCACGCTCTTCTCGCTGCCGCCGAGCACGACGGCCAGTTCGCGGTTGGTCAGCCCCTCGGCGACCAGGGTGGCGAGCAGCCGCTCGTTCTCGGCGGTGGTGAGGCTCTGGCGCTCCATGGTGAGCTTGTGCTCGCGCATCAGGGGCCGCATCTGCGCTCTGCGCAGCAGCGCGTCGAGGTCGCCGTACAGCGCGTACGCCTCGTGCAGCAGCGACGGGTCGGCCAGTCCGTGGCGGACCACCATGGACATCGTGTCGGCCTGCTCCAGCGGCTGTGCGCGCCGGCGGACGAGCCGGACCGCCTCGTCGGCGGCCGCGTGGTCGCGGTGCACCACGGCCTTGGCGAGCAGGTGGCACATCCGGGCCCGGCCGGTGCCGAGCATCCCGGCGACCCTGCTCGCCTCGTCCACGCACCGCTGTGCCGCGGCCTGGTCCCCCGCGGCCAGTTCCGACACGGCCTGCATCAGCCACAGTTCCTCCGTGCCGACGATCAGGCCGCGCTCCACGGCCAGGGCGAGCGCGTCCGCGATGACCCGCTCGGACCGCTCGGTCGCGCCCAGGGCCTGGTCCAGGCACCACTCCGGTACGGCCAGCAGGTGGAGCATCACGGGCTGTACGGTCCGGGCTCTCTCGATCACCTCGCGCGCCCGGGCCAGTTGACCGCGCGCACCGAGGATGACGCTCGTCTCCCGGCACAGCTGGGTGTGGGTGGGCAGGTCGCCGACCGAGAGGCCGGTGGCGAGGCCCAGCCGTGCCAGGTCGAGTGCCGGGTCCCAGCGCCCGCTCTGGCTGTCCGCCACCACCCGGTCGGGGACGGGCCGGTAGCCGGAGGGCAGCTCGTGTGCCGCCAGCATCCGTTCGGCCCGGTCGAGTTCGCCGAACGCCATCAGCGCCCGGGCCAGCTGCGACAGGTGCTCGAAGCGGTGGCGCGACGCCTGCGTCCACAGCGGCCACCGGTACGGAGTGGCGACGGCCCGGTAGAACGACTCGGTCCGGCCGAGGAAGGCCGCGATGCAGTCGCTGAAGAGCAGGCCCAGCGCGGCGACGGTGTCGTTGTCCCGGCTCCAGACGTCCCGCTGGGCCGTCAGGTGCTCGTACGCCTCCCGCCAGCGGTCCAGATGGCACAGGGCGACGGCCCGGGTGAGGATGCGATGCCCTTCGCCGCCGGGCAGCGAGCGCCAGCCGCCGTCGCAGATCTCGGTGAGCGCGGCCCTGTCGAAGGTCCCGCCGAGTGAGACGACGTAGATCATCTCCATTTCGAGCAGGGCCTCCGGGGTGACCAGGCCGGCGTGGTCGGACAGCACCGTCCAGGCGCTGTCCAGCGCGTCGGCGTGGCGCAGATGGATGGCGCAGGCGGCGGCGTGCGCAAGCAGGGCCTGGGCGCGCCGTTCCGGC from the Streptomyces xinghaiensis S187 genome contains:
- a CDS encoding helix-turn-helix domain-containing protein gives rise to the protein MPPRDNPTARQARLGAELRRLRERAGKPAREAGALLGVDQAKISNIESGRIGVSEERIRRLAAHYSCADTALIDALCAMAREHRGQHWWDEYRGILAPAFLDIAELEHHAVHLRSMQTLSMPGLLQTEDYARAVFRGGIPPLPDDEIEARVEHRMRRRSALERDNPPPYEVVIHEAALRMRFGGREVTREQLEHLLEMSEWPGVTVRVLPFGNEQFIEVTQPLLYVAGVVPQLDTVQKDSPSGSHHLDAEAELQKHRALLDVAESVSLDVGQSRQLIADIAREL
- a CDS encoding DUF397 domain-containing protein, yielding MEIQVYWQKSSFSGAEGPNCLEIAGVPGALLVRESDAPGTVLSVGRAALAGLVAGVKAGEFDVQGGSGRFFCGGDRMRVSYWIAPGRRITMLTVFPKTRMREFAEAERARQAFKRCREEAHTLDEEEL
- a CDS encoding helix-turn-helix domain-containing protein, whose protein sequence is MSENGRASLAEARRARTITPEIEEEYAAARLRFELGETVRARRTELGLTQAELGRRAGMTQSAVARFEGGGTVPTLAVLERLAQALGLDLRVELRPAESA
- a CDS encoding aminoglycoside phosphotransferase family protein — its product is MTDGRTSEGGPVPVEVPEALAAAHVRYEGEAGRAWAAALPGLAESYLGRWRLRRDGPVAHGVAALVVPVVGADGTPAVLKLQPVTGETAGEPDALRAWDGDGAVRLLRSDPETGTMLLERLDPARSLAGIRDDTAALCLLTELLARLTAHPAPPGMRRLGDAAAGMLRRLPAVLPVLADPAERRLLDACGGAVRELAGEPGDRLLHWDLHYENVLAPLPGSGRGPWLAIDPKPLAGDPGFDLLPALRNRWDDVTATGDVPRAVRRRFDLMTDVLGLDRARARGWTLGRVLQTCLWETESGATALDPAQRAIAEALSPVG
- a CDS encoding AAA family ATPase → MITPWHGAAGPDGPVPPLFGRDASVARVVDTATSPDAASLILVTGPAGIGRSAVLTAVRDELAARGLTTLTLRVARTEHGRPYSVAARLSAELAVLNRNGAPGRTVKAAAPAPRPDAGRQLAAELRAAVTACDKLVVLIDDAQWTDPGSRAVLLPVLRTPAGGRVTFVCALRPSPAGPEADRVALDRLRDAGLAEVVTLRPLRESEVRALVTEQLQAKPSSSLLSTLRRECRGRPAAVLAAVAGYRRSGALCVFDRHAYLTSPDRPPSLPAGLPPVEDLRHLGGLVWRVAKAVAVLHPLGPAAARLIAEAVETDEDTVRGALAELCAEGVLRQGPEPGRWRFRVPLLASGLTTRLGPYERRRLAQLAVTAIWAGDATADGRYLAEQLVTAGPFVDPRRASGELLAAGTAAMLEDGYFAERWLRAAINLITEPERRAQALLAHAAACAIHLRHADALDSAWTVLSDHAGLVTPEALLEMEMIYVVSLGGTFDRAALTEICDGGWRSLPGGEGHRILTRAVALCHLDRWREAYEHLTAQRDVWSRDNDTVAALGLLFSDCIAAFLGRTESFYRAVATPYRWPLWTQASRHRFEHLSQLARALMAFGELDRAERMLAAHELPSGYRPVPDRVVADSQSGRWDPALDLARLGLATGLSVGDLPTHTQLCRETSVILGARGQLARAREVIERARTVQPVMLHLLAVPEWCLDQALGATERSERVIADALALAVERGLIVGTEELWLMQAVSELAAGDQAAAQRCVDEASRVAGMLGTGRARMCHLLAKAVVHRDHAAADEAVRLVRRRAQPLEQADTMSMVVRHGLADPSLLHEAYALYGDLDALLRRAQMRPLMREHKLTMERQSLTTAENERLLATLVAEGLTNRELAVVLGGSEKSVESRLGRLFKRTGYRSRVELASAMLTGEYPG